The following DNA comes from Janthinobacterium sp. TB1-E2.
CTGGCCATCGAGGGCGCCTACCAGGGCGGCAGCATGGGTGAGGTGGGCGGCGCGAAGATCGCCGGCGCGCTGGAACTGGCGGCGCGCGACAACCGCAACGGCATACCGACGCGCGCCGTGATCCTGTTCGAGACGGGCGGCGTGCGCCTGCAGGAAGCCAACCTGGGCCTCGCTGCCATTGCCGACATCCATGCGGCCATCGTCGACCTGCGCCGTTACCAGCCTGTCATCGGCATTACGGCCGGCACGGTGGGCTGCTACGGCGGCATGTCGATCGCGGCAGGCTTGTGCAGCTACCTTGTCGTCACGCGCGAGGCGCGCCTGGGTCTCAACGGCCCCGCCGTCATCGAGCAGGAGGCGGGAGTGGATGAATTCGATTCGCGCAACAAACCGTTCATCTGGAGCCTGACGGGCGGCGAGCAGCGCTTCCACAGCGGCCTGGCCGACGCCTATGTCGAAGACGACACGGCGCAGATGCGCGCCACGGTGGCCGAACTGTTCGCGCGTGGCGTGCCAGCACAGCACCGCAGCAGCCAGGCCGACGATTTTCTCGCTCGCCTGGCGCAAGTGGACGCCGGCCCGCAAGCCACGCCGCAAGCCGTGCGCAGCATCTACAGCAAAGGAACCACACCATGAACGCCATCACCGATACGAGCCGCGGCGCAGTCTGGCTGGCGGCCCTGACGCAGCATGCCGCGCCGCTGTCTGATTACCCGCCTTCCGTGCGCGTGGCCGACGCGCCGCTGGCGGGCGAAGCGGCGCGCTACCTTGCCGTGCTGCCCGACCCGGACAACCGTTTTACGCGCGCCCGCACGGGTGAAATCGGCCTGGTCGAGGCGTGGCAGCTGGCGCGCGCCGTGCGGCAGGCGGTGGTCGAGGACCGCGCGCTGACCGTGAAACGCCCCATCGTCGCCGTCATCGACGTGGCCAGCCAGGCCTACGGCCGGCGCGAAGAGGCCTACGGCATCCACCAGGCGCTGGCCGGCGCGGCAGGCGCTTACGCCGAGGCGCGCCTGGCCGGCCATCCCGTGATCGGCCTGATCGTCGGCAAGGCCATGTCGGGCGCCTTCCTCGCGCACGGCTACCAGGCCAACCGCCTGATCGCGCTCGACGACCCGCAAGTGATGGTGCATGCGATGGGCAAGGCGTCGGCCGCGCGCATCACCTTGCGCACCGTGGAAGCACTCGAAGCGCTGGCCGCCACCATCGCGCCGATGGCCTACGACATTGGCAACTACGCCACCCTGGGCCTGCTGTGGCAAACCTTGCAGGTGGCGCAGCCCGACGATCCGTCGGCGCAGGACGCGGCCGCCGTCGAGGCCTGCCTGCAGGCGGCCCTGGCCGACATCCGCGCCGATCCGCTGGCGGACCTGTCCAGCCGCCTGGGCGCGCCGCACCGCCAGGCGTCGGCAAAAGTCAGGGAGGTGCTGGGGCAGCAGTGGTAGGTGAAACAACAGAGAAGACTTCAAGTCATTCCATTCCTATAACGGAGACAAATCATGATCATTTACGGAACCGCACTGCTGGCGTTATGCCA
Coding sequences within:
- a CDS encoding biotin-independent malonate decarboxylase subunit beta gives rise to the protein MSTLQQLLERDSFIERGARSRAKALLDAGSMRELLDPFCGIASPWLPQQGVTAQADDGVVVAKGLFGGQPAVVLAIEGAYQGGSMGEVGGAKIAGALELAARDNRNGIPTRAVILFETGGVRLQEANLGLAAIADIHAAIVDLRRYQPVIGITAGTVGCYGGMSIAAGLCSYLVVTREARLGLNGPAVIEQEAGVDEFDSRNKPFIWSLTGGEQRFHSGLADAYVEDDTAQMRATVAELFARGVPAQHRSSQADDFLARLAQVDAGPQATPQAVRSIYSKGTTP
- the mdcE gene encoding biotin-independent malonate decarboxylase subunit gamma, which translates into the protein MNAITDTSRGAVWLAALTQHAAPLSDYPPSVRVADAPLAGEAARYLAVLPDPDNRFTRARTGEIGLVEAWQLARAVRQAVVEDRALTVKRPIVAVIDVASQAYGRREEAYGIHQALAGAAGAYAEARLAGHPVIGLIVGKAMSGAFLAHGYQANRLIALDDPQVMVHAMGKASAARITLRTVEALEALAATIAPMAYDIGNYATLGLLWQTLQVAQPDDPSAQDAAAVEACLQAALADIRADPLADLSSRLGAPHRQASAKVREVLGQQW